In Paenibacillus sonchi, the genomic stretch CACCTCACCGCTATTGGCAACCAGCCGGGCCGTAATCAGCCGCCCATCCACACCGGATAAGCCGAGCGCCTGCCCTCCACTGCCTTGAATCCTTCGGACAATCGCCTTGTTGATGCTCCCCGCCAGCGTCATTTCCACCACATCCAGCACTTCCTCGGTCGTCACCCGCAAGCCGTTCACAAAGCTGCTCTCAATGCCAAGCTTCTCCAGATTGCCGGAAATCGCCGGTCCGCCGCCATGCACAATAACAGGCCGGGCACCGCTCAGCTGCAGCTCCCGCAAATCGTCAAAAAATGAATCCGGAAGCGCCGCCAGCGTACTGCCGCCACATTTCATAACGAACAGTCCGCCAGCCTTATGATTCTCAACAGGTTCAAAAGTCATAGTATCGGTACCCTCCCAGTAAGCTCAGCCCCAGCCGTGAATCAGGTACGGTATGCGGCATTAATGCGCACATAATCATACGTCAGATCGCAGCCCCAGGCGGTAGCCTTGCCTTCTCCGTCAGCTAAAGCTACGGTAATCCGCACGGTATCGCTTTTTTGCAAATAATGCAGAGCCTGCTCCTCATCAAAAGCTACCGGACGCGACTGCCTCAGCACCTCGATTCCGCCAAGTGAGATATCTACCCGTTCCGGGGATACCGGCACTCCTGCGCGCCCTACCGCCGCAATAATTCTGCCCCAGTTGGCATCCGCACCAAAAATCGCAGATTTCACAAGACTGGAGCCGACCACTGTCTTGGCAATCGCCGCCGCAGCCTCATCATGCACTGCACCGTCAATCTGCACTTCAATCAGCTTCGTCGCTCCTTCGCCGTCACGGGCAATCGCCATAGCCAGACTCTTGCAGACATGTGTGAACGCAGCGGCAAAAGCATCCCAGTCCGCATGCAGCCGCGTCAGCTTTTCATTCCCGGCCAGCCCGCTAGCCATCGTCACCAGCATGTCATTGGTGCTTGTATCTCCGTCTACCGTAATCATATTAAAAGTAGTGTTGGTCGCAGTACGCAGCAGACTGAGCAGATCCTCGCCGTCAATCACAGCATCCGTGGTCATGAAGCCCAGCATAGTCGCCATATTGGGATGAATCATCCCCGAACCTTTGGCAGCTCCGGCGATGGTAACTTCCGCTTCACCGACCTTTACTGTGACGCAGCATTCTTTTTTGACCAGATCTGTTGTTAAAATAGCCTGGCAGAACTCTTCCGCCCCGGCGGCTCCTCCATCCAGCTTCTCCGGCAGTCCGGCAATGCCGCTGCGCACACGGTCCATCTTCAGCAGTTCGCCGATTACACCGGTAGAAGCAACCGCGACGTCCAATTCATTCACCCCAAGCCCGCGGGCAGCGGCAGCACGCATTTCATAAGCATCGGCTTCGCCCTGTTCGCCGGTACAGGCATTGGCATTCCCGCTGTTCACGATGACCGCCTGCAGCGTCCCGTTCGCCAGACTCTCCCGCGTCACCTTCAGCGGCGCAGCCTGGAATACATTCGTTGTATAGACCGCAGCCGCTATCGCAGGCACCTCACAGAGAATTGCCGCCAGGTCGTTGCGCTCTGTTTTTTTGAGTCCGCAGTGCAGTCCGCCAGCCGTAAACCCCCTAGGGGTTGTGACACTTCCGCCCTCAACGACGGTAAAAACCTGTTTCTCACTCATGATATTGTTGACCGCTGAAGCTTAAGGATACACAGGTGTGTAACCAAGACCGCGGGTTTCCTCCCATCCCATCATCAAATTCAGGTTCTGAATCGCTTGCCCGGCTGCGCCTTTAACAATATTGTCAATGACGGATACAACCGTTACCCGTCCTGTACGGGCATCCGCGGCAAAACCGATATCACAATAATTGGAGCCGCTGACCTCTTTGGTGGCTGGAAGCACACCCGCATCACGAACCCGCACATAAGGGCGTCCTGCATAATACTTACGGTATAAGTCCACAAAATCCTGCTCGCTGTACCCGCCGCTCATCCCGGCATACATCGTGCTCATAATTCCCCGGGTCATCGGCACCAGATGCGTAGTGAACGTCACCGTCACCTTTTCTCCGGCGATCTTCGTCAGGGTCTGCTCAATCTCGGGAATGTGCTGATGCTTGTTGACCTTGTAGGCTTTGAAATTCTCGTTGATCTCGGCAAAATGGACCGTTAGACTAGTTCCCCTCCCTGCGCCGGATACACCCGATTTGGCATCAATTATAATGCTGTCAGGTTTAATCCAGCCAGCCTGCAGCGCCGGAACCAGGCCCAGCAGCGTAGCTGTCGGATAACAGCCCGGATTCGAGACAAAATCCACTCCAGCCGCACGCTCCCCGAACACCTCGCATAATCCGTATACAGCCTGCTGCAGATACGCTTCAGGCGGAGCCGGATGCTTATACCACTGCTCATACTCCGCGCCGTCCTTCAGCCGAAAGTCACCGGACAGATCAACCACCTTCAGTCCTGCCTCCAGCAGCTGCGGCACCAGCTTGGCACTTACCCCCGAAGGCGTTGCAGTGAACACCACATCTGCCCTCCCGGCGATCTCCGCCGCGTCCACTCCATCCAGATTGCGCTGCACAATCCCCGTTAAATGCGGAAAACCCTCCTCAATAGGCGCACCGGCGCTTGAAGAAGAAATCACTGAAGTAATCTCTATATCAGGGTGGCCCTGCAGCAGCCTGATCAGCTCCACGCCCCCATATCCCGTTGATCCCACAATTGCCGCTCTCAGCTTATCAGTCACAGTCATCCCCGCTTCCTGCTTTTCATAAATTAATGAATACCGCTCTTGGAAATATGTATTATTATACGACTGAATTAATATAAATACAACATGTAACGTCAAGTTTATTCTGCACAGATCCCCGAAGCATTTCGCCCAAAAAAAGAAGCAGCCCCCTAAGGAGACTGCACCTCTCTTTTGAACCCTTCACCCAGCACCTCATGCGCCTCCGTGATAATCACAAACGCCCCCGGATCCACAGAACGCACTAATGCTTTCAGCCGGGTGATCTCATTTTGCCCTACTACCACCATAAGCACCGTACGGCTATCGCCGGTATACCCGCCTTGCGCATTCAGCTTGGTCAACCCACGGTCCAAATCGTTCAAGATTGCCTGTGAAATCTCTTCCGTCTGGTCGGAAATAATATACGCCACCTTGGTTGTGCTGAAGCCCACCTCCAGCGCGTTGATCACCTTGCCTGTTACAAACAAGCCGATCAAGGCATACATCGCTTGTTCCATGCCCAGTACAAAAGCAGCCAGCGTAATCACCGTACCATCCAGCAGCACCACAGACAGCGAGAAGCTGAACCCCGTAATCTTCTGAATGATCTGCGCCAAAATGGATAGTCCCCCCGTAGACCCGCGCCCGCGGAATACCAGTCCAAGCCCAAGCCCCACACCAATCCCTCCGTAAATGGAGGCAAGCAGCGGATTCGTGGTTGGAACCGGCCCATCCTTCGTCAGAAAGATAAACAGCGGCAGCACAAAGCTGCCCAGCAGCGAACGGAGGCCATATTGCTTGCCGAGGAATATCACCCCCAGGATAAAGAGCGGAATATTCAGCGCCCACTGGGTGAACGCCGGTTCAGCCCCCAGCCAGGCCTCCGCGAGTACGGACAAGCCGGACACCCCTCCGGAAGCGATTCTGCTCGGCAGGAAAAACAGATTGAAAGCCAGAGCCGTAATCAGCGAGCCCAGCAGAATCAGCAGAATATCCACCGTATGGCGCAAGGGCCCATTGAGTGGAATTAACGGGGGTTTATTGCGTGAATTCATTTTTTGCATGCCGGTTGTTTTCTCCTTAACATTATACTTGAAGCATAGACTTCCTAATCTTCTCAAAAAAATTCCTACACCTCCGAAGACGCGTAGGAATTATCATGATGCCCTTATTCAGCTTCCGTCTTAATCTGGCTGCGCAAATATCCATCGATAAA encodes the following:
- the argJ gene encoding bifunctional glutamate N-acetyltransferase/amino-acid acetyltransferase ArgJ, which encodes MSEKQVFTVVEGGSVTTPRGFTAGGLHCGLKKTERNDLAAILCEVPAIAAAVYTTNVFQAAPLKVTRESLANGTLQAVIVNSGNANACTGEQGEADAYEMRAAAARGLGVNELDVAVASTGVIGELLKMDRVRSGIAGLPEKLDGGAAGAEEFCQAILTTDLVKKECCVTVKVGEAEVTIAGAAKGSGMIHPNMATMLGFMTTDAVIDGEDLLSLLRTATNTTFNMITVDGDTSTNDMLVTMASGLAGNEKLTRLHADWDAFAAAFTHVCKSLAMAIARDGEGATKLIEVQIDGAVHDEAAAAIAKTVVGSSLVKSAIFGADANWGRIIAAVGRAGVPVSPERVDISLGGIEVLRQSRPVAFDEEQALHYLQKSDTVRITVALADGEGKATAWGCDLTYDYVRINAAYRT
- the argC gene encoding N-acetyl-gamma-glutamyl-phosphate reductase, which translates into the protein MTVTDKLRAAIVGSTGYGGVELIRLLQGHPDIEITSVISSSSAGAPIEEGFPHLTGIVQRNLDGVDAAEIAGRADVVFTATPSGVSAKLVPQLLEAGLKVVDLSGDFRLKDGAEYEQWYKHPAPPEAYLQQAVYGLCEVFGERAAGVDFVSNPGCYPTATLLGLVPALQAGWIKPDSIIIDAKSGVSGAGRGTSLTVHFAEINENFKAYKVNKHQHIPEIEQTLTKIAGEKVTVTFTTHLVPMTRGIMSTMYAGMSGGYSEQDFVDLYRKYYAGRPYVRVRDAGVLPATKEVSGSNYCDIGFAADARTGRVTVVSVIDNIVKGAAGQAIQNLNLMMGWEETRGLGYTPVYP
- a CDS encoding YitT family protein: MQKMNSRNKPPLIPLNGPLRHTVDILLILLGSLITALAFNLFFLPSRIASGGVSGLSVLAEAWLGAEPAFTQWALNIPLFILGVIFLGKQYGLRSLLGSFVLPLFIFLTKDGPVPTTNPLLASIYGGIGVGLGLGLVFRGRGSTGGLSILAQIIQKITGFSFSLSVVLLDGTVITLAAFVLGMEQAMYALIGLFVTGKVINALEVGFSTTKVAYIISDQTEEISQAILNDLDRGLTKLNAQGGYTGDSRTVLMVVVGQNEITRLKALVRSVDPGAFVIITEAHEVLGEGFKREVQSP